A segment of the Phoenix dactylifera cultivar Barhee BC4 unplaced genomic scaffold, palm_55x_up_171113_PBpolish2nd_filt_p 001922F, whole genome shotgun sequence genome:
TTATTTGATGTTAGAAAGTAATGCATCCTGAATGTATGTTTAACAATTTAATGCAGCTTGGCCCAtttcaatattaaaaaaaatagcaacAAATGAAACTGAAAGTAGATGTAGAGTGGCAGATTATTATCTTCAGTGGTCCAGGGACATTTACATGACCTATTTTGGTGGATATTGGATGACATCTCTTGCTCCGGCTCTATATGGCAAGGATTGAATGGATTATACCTATGCCTAGTGGTTTCACAGTTTCAGATTATAGATTATTTTAATGATGATACTCCATGCAGTTTCTAAATGCTGTAGGCAGGTGTGTTCAGGTCATGCTTTCTGTTACATCTAATCCCATTTATGTAAGGATTATATCTTCTGTTCTACTTGTCTTTAAGAACTATTTGTTCTGTCATGTCTGGCAATTGATACAAAAATAGTTATGAACTTTTGCTTGCTAACTACTTTTATCAATTACAGGTTGCCAGTATTTTTGTTCCCATTGTTATCACCATGTCCTTGTTGACATTCTTCGGATGGTAGGTTTAAACTCACCACCATGATAGTATTTCCAAACTGGTTCTGGTggttatactttgttttatttCATATAGGTTCCTCTGTGGGTTGCTAGGAGCATATCCAGATTCATGGGTCACAGAAAGTAGCAATTGTTTCATTTTCTCCCTCATGTTTTCAATATCAGTGGTGGTGATTGCATGTCCATGTGCCCTTGGTCTGGCCACCCCTACCGCTGTTATGGTGGCTACAGGTGTGGGTGCAACTCATGGGATCCTAATAAAAGGAGGAGATGCTTTGGAAAGAGCTCAGAGTGTGCAGTATGTGATCTTTGATAAAACGGGCACCCTTACTCAAGGGAAAGCTGCTGTCACAACTGCAAAAGTTTTTGCAGAAATGGAACTTGGGGATTTTCTTACTTTGGTTGCATCTGCTGAGGTGAGTTGAAGAGTCTATGCACCTCCTCATATGGCTATTTTGCTTTCACTCAACCAACAAGGACTGCAAAATAATAACTGTGTTTCACCTTTTGATGTAGTTTAGGCCAGCAGCGAACACCCTCTTGCTAGAGCAATCTTAGATTATGCACACCATTATCATTTCTTTGGTAAGCTTCCGACAGCCAAACATGCTGGAAAGCAGAGCAAAGAAATATTATCTGAATGGCTTCTTGAAGCGGTAGACTTCTCTGCTGTGCCTGGGAAAGGTGTGCAGTGCTTGATAAATGGAAAAAGGGCTCTGGTGAGTTCATCAATGAGAAATCATATCCCTGCCCTCCCCCCCTCCTTCATGCATGTTTGTGCTTgctccctccctccttccctctctgTTAATCAATCAGTACGTCTGCTTATCTGCATGTCGTGGAATCAACAATCATTTTGGCGATAGATGTGTGGAAAGATTGGTGCCTAGAGTGTGGTATCCTCATAGAGGGATGGGGTGCACTGATGCAGGTTATTGAATTTCTGGCACCAGTCTCTGAAGTAATCTAGGCACTAATCTTGATGCACGTCATGGTGAAAAGATTTTCAACTTCAGTAACAAAGATTCACTTAGAAGTGTTACTTCTTGTTTTACATATACTATGTGTGCTTGTCTATGCATGTGCATGCCATTTTTAAACAGTATCTTGattcaaccaaatataaatatCTTAATAGGTTGGCAACAGGAGTCTGTTGGTTGAAAATGGGGTTGTTGTTCCTACTGAAGCTGAAAACTTTTTAGTGGACTTGGAAGTGAATGCTAAAACAGGTATTCTTGTGGCATATGATGGTACCTTCATTGGAGTGTTGGGGGTAGCTGATCCCTTGAAAAGAGAAGCAGCAGTTGTGGTTGAAGGCCTGAAGAAGATGGGCGTTTGTTCAGTCATGGTAACAGGGGATAACTGGAGGACAGCACAAGCTGTTGCAAAAGAGGTTTGTTTTTTGGTGTTCTCACCTCATTCATTAGAAATGTAGATATTTACaatataaagattttttttaatagaaaaatCAGTAGGCACTCGGCACTGAGTGCCTAAAGGAATTTTATTGAATTACAAGGAAACAACACAGAATAGAAACAATGGAAATAATCTTCTGCTGACAGAAGCATACCCATTACATAGGTTCTTTCACTCGAATCTTCTTAACAGCTCTAGAGTCCTCAGCAACTAGCAACCTCCAAGAAGACAACATCCACTCAGCTCAATCATGCCTGAACAAGAGTTCCTGAAAATCCTCTCATTTCTTTCTAACCAAATTTGCCAGCACGCAGCTGCTAGCAGCATATCCCGTCCTTTCCTCCAAGTGTTTTTAGTCGCCTACCTCCTCCAGCTACCCCATAgatcaaaggcttcctttgGGCTCCTGGAAATCCTGAGCAAATGCCACATTATATATTTGCATTTTCATTTATAGGGgtgtagaaaaataaaattcttttcAATTTCAATGAAgtattgccttttttttttcctccttcacTTGAAGACGTAGCAGGAACTTTCTCCAGATTATTAGTAAGTTGGCTACTCGCAAACATTTCAATGGAAAAATGAGTATTGGAGTTAGTAATAACGATGATGaaggatttttcatttttaaaattcatgaattttATGAGTTCTTCTAAAATTATTCATTACTTGTATATGAAATTCCCATGGGTATGGATCAACGATGGTTTGCTGGTGATGATGGTGTTGCTGCTGTTGCCGGTGGTGGTTGCCTGAATTCTTGTTTTGCACTAACCACCACATTGAGATATCTGTGACATTTACATCTTATTTCTAATATCTCTGCAGCCTTTGGGGATGCTAATTATTTCCAATCCCTTGGCGAGTACTCCAAGTTTTAATCTTTCCCATTGCTGAGTTTTTCTCGAGTACCGGTCTTGTGATTGTGCAACATGGAAGTGTATTGAGCTGTCATCATTACTTGCAGGTTGGCATTGAAGATGTGAGAGCTGAGGTGATGCCGGCGGGGAAAGCCGATGTCATACGCTCCTTCCAAAAGGATGGAAGTATAGTTGCGATGATTGGTGATGGCATCAATGACTCTCCCGCCCTTGCAGCAGCTGATATCGGAATGGCAATTGGTGCAGGAACCGATGTTGCCATCGAAGCTGCAGACTATGTGTTGGTGAGGAACAACCTTGAGGATGTTATAACAGCCATCGATCTCTCGAGGAAGACATTCGCACGTATACGTTGGAACTACTTCTTTGCAATGTCTTACAATATTGTCGCCATCCCAGTTGCAGCCGGAGTTCTCTTCCCCTTCACAGGACTTAAGATGCCGCCATGGTTGGCTGGTGCTTGCATGGCTTTCTCATCTGTGAGCGTTGTCTGCTCTTCTTTGCTTCTGAGAAGGTATAGGAAGCCCAGGCTCACCACTATACTGCAAATAACTGTAGCATAACAATGAAATATATGTATTTTTAAGCTTTTAACCACAgaggaaatgaaaaaaaaatatgtggtGTTTTGTTTTCTCCCACTCTGTTTACTAGATGCAATATTGTAAACATTGTTATGCTGCACCACACTTGCAGCAAGTCAAATCGCCCCTGTCCATCCTTTTATGAAGAAAGGCATCCAATTTTCCCAGATAACTAATTTTAATGGACCTTGCGGTTGGTGATTAGTGGACTATTTTTTAGAGATGGATGGCATCACATGGTCTAGTTATTTGACTTGCTGTAATATTTGTGCATCGAGCCGGGCATGATCAAAATCTTGGGTATTAGCatggtatttattttttatttgactctgaagaaagaaataataaagAATGAAATTAATACAAGAAGACCCCAAAGGGAAAAAAACCATACGTATGAAAGAAAGAACATTCtcattcatggtttgctcaaaaaaATACTCTATGTAGAATTCAACAGTTTTGCTTAGGGCTGTCAACGGGCCGAGctactcgggctcggctcgggcccggctcggtaaaagcccggctcgggctcggctcgttagtcaaacgagctcgAGCCTGAGCCTaaaatgaggcccgtttaaatccgagcccgagcccgagctcgagcccgagcagctcacgagctc
Coding sequences within it:
- the LOC120109232 gene encoding cation-transporting ATPase HMA5-like isoform X3, yielding MTCAACVNSVEGILRKLPGVKRAAVALATSLGEVEYDPSVISKDAIAHAIEDAGFDAAFLQSNDQDKILLGVARLSSETDVHVLQGILSKMSGVRQFEVNIGLSEVEIIFDPQAVGLRHIVDTIERESIGRLKAHVRNPYAQAASSDAQEASKMLRLFLSSLFLSIPVFFIRMACPAIPFVNSFMLMHCGPFLMRDLLKWVLVSIVQFIIGKRFYIAAYRALRHGSTNMDVLVVLGTSASYFYSVGALLYGAFTGFWPPIYFETSAMIITFVLFGKYLEVVAKGKTSDAIKKLVELVPATALLMVKDAEGRGIVEREIDALLIQPGDVLKVLPGSKVPSDGIVVWGTSHVDESMVTGESVPVPKEMSSLVIGGTMNLHGVLHIEATKVGSNTVLSQIIALVETAQMSKAPIQKFADYVASIFVPIVITMSLLTFFGWFLCGLLGAYPDSWVTESSNCFIFSLMFSISVVVIACPCALGLATPTAVMVATGVGATHGILIKGGDALERAQSVQYVIFDKTGTLTQGKAAVTTAKVFAEMELGDFLTLVASAEASSEHPLARAILDYAHHYHFFGKLPTAKHAGKQSKEILSEWLLEAVDFSAVPGKGVQCLINGKRALVGNRSLLVENGVVVPTEAENFLVDLEVNAKTGILVAYDGTFIGVLGVADPLKREAAVVVEGLKKMGVCSVMVTGDNWRTAQAVAKEVGIEDVRAEVMPAGKADVIRSFQKDGSIVAMIGDGINDSPALAAADIGMAIGAGTDVAIEAADYVLVRNNLEDVITAIDLSRKTFARIRWNYFFAMSYNIVAIPVAAGVLFPFTGLKMPPWLAGACMAFSSVSVVCSSLLLRRYRKPRLTTILQITVA